Proteins found in one Chloroherpetonaceae bacterium genomic segment:
- a CDS encoding DUF499 domain-containing protein, whose protein sequence is MTYINNHQRDILFKAFGTFLEAMRDYFSGKFSNAFGVSWPKEYERILNSGQLQNWQEGIAGGINPKGLIDYPHLKQIAIQFKEHLRSDFKNDVTQLPTHFETMKDVRDKLAHFQDINQDEYNDVFIQMKKVLGKLKLDELKAELSLLQDGKPEASTKKAKPSPTLFQTQPWFNVVKPHSDIAQGRLDESVFAANLSEVALGSGPEVYNNPVLFFSKTHITEGLKNLAKRVVMGLNGDEEADNRTIQLQTNFGGGKTHSLISLLHLCKNGNRLIEGSQVVNELFNGIAAPKFEKANIAVFTNATNDVSNGRRVGDLHIQTLWGELAYQLCGKDGFEIVQKNDKELISPSSEVFKQVLIKAQPALILIDELTDYCVKASARVVGKSTLGEQTVSFMQALTEAVTQVKQAVSVVTLPSSAEEAGTSDASIAMLTSLSKRVGRLSNDTMPVSDDEIYQVIRRRLFDFAGNEEDIVQVASQYVDFYQTIAKEVPSNASKSNYKDRIQKSYPFHPELIDIFKNRWASSSQFQRTRGVLRLLALLVSDLWKRKDSLSGGNLLIQTSDVNLDNLEGYRAQIQRLYGNGFSAVLSADVLGSISNSAKLDLEKNGYGSGRFAQTVTSCILLNTIGADGANKGVSVQELKLQLLSPNGINHNTVNTALDDLEACAYYLYYAQNGNQKRYWFHIKPNLNILINQAKSDISTDEIYAEVIRRIKDKTKSVQHFNILVDPSTDVSEQKKLTLIILNPRHTYSNRSFVHDTQTQITSIATKKGSTARTYANTILFLLPSEEAMLKLNELVRVYLAAVKVNSEYIGQLETEQKHELKKKIEDSSKILESGISTAYSVVAKHHTREGIKILILTEPKDSLDSQIDFTLKKKLIEEEWLLEGIGINLMQRLNVFPTPEKSIRLTDCYESFLRYNDFPMILNESVFSNSILLYCLNKQFCIGSGDGKTWNKIYFGETIPFLKIDDESYWILDKSSFVEPSVSPQPIPTPIPRSENPLQPPVPLPPVEPLNKINRLTVSGDVSLEHYTELFRCFIAPFTKNGHKVDISINFTIKSSESNSLEENSPLVNAAKEAAMQLGLRLMKE, encoded by the coding sequence ATGACTTACATCAATAACCATCAACGCGATATTCTTTTTAAGGCATTTGGCACATTTTTGGAGGCAATGCGAGATTACTTTTCGGGTAAATTCAGCAATGCTTTTGGCGTGTCTTGGCCTAAAGAGTATGAAAGGATTTTGAATAGTGGGCAGTTACAAAATTGGCAAGAGGGCATTGCAGGTGGAATAAATCCTAAAGGGTTGATTGATTATCCTCATTTAAAGCAAATTGCAATTCAGTTCAAAGAACACCTGAGAAGTGACTTTAAGAACGATGTTACGCAGCTGCCAACGCATTTTGAGACGATGAAAGATGTGCGCGATAAGTTGGCACACTTTCAAGATATTAACCAAGATGAATACAATGATGTGTTCATTCAAATGAAGAAAGTCCTCGGTAAACTCAAATTGGATGAATTGAAGGCAGAGCTTTCCCTATTACAAGATGGAAAACCTGAGGCAAGTACAAAGAAAGCAAAACCAAGCCCAACCTTATTTCAAACACAACCTTGGTTTAATGTCGTAAAACCTCATAGTGATATTGCACAAGGGCGTTTAGATGAATCAGTATTTGCCGCAAATCTCAGTGAGGTTGCATTAGGGAGCGGCCCTGAAGTGTATAACAATCCCGTTCTCTTTTTTTCAAAAACACATATCACTGAGGGGTTAAAAAATTTAGCAAAACGTGTGGTTATGGGGCTTAATGGTGATGAAGAAGCCGATAACCGAACTATTCAGCTACAAACCAATTTTGGCGGTGGGAAAACTCACTCACTGATTTCCCTCTTGCATTTATGCAAAAACGGAAACCGGTTAATTGAGGGTTCGCAGGTTGTTAATGAGCTTTTTAATGGAATCGCCGCTCCCAAGTTTGAGAAAGCCAATATTGCAGTATTTACGAATGCAACGAATGATGTTTCGAACGGGCGCCGCGTAGGCGACCTTCATATTCAAACCCTTTGGGGAGAATTAGCTTATCAATTATGTGGAAAAGATGGGTTTGAGATTGTTCAAAAAAATGACAAAGAGTTGATTTCGCCGTCTTCGGAAGTGTTTAAACAAGTTTTAATAAAAGCCCAGCCTGCACTGATATTGATTGATGAACTCACGGATTATTGTGTAAAGGCATCGGCTCGTGTTGTTGGTAAAAGCACATTGGGTGAGCAAACGGTTTCATTTATGCAAGCCCTAACCGAGGCTGTAACACAAGTTAAGCAAGCCGTTTCGGTAGTAACACTGCCATCGAGTGCAGAAGAAGCGGGGACCTCAGATGCTTCTATCGCGATGTTAACAAGTTTAAGTAAGCGGGTTGGGAGACTTTCAAACGATACAATGCCTGTCTCTGATGATGAAATCTATCAAGTTATCCGCCGTCGGCTTTTTGACTTTGCCGGTAATGAAGAAGATATAGTTCAAGTTGCCTCTCAGTATGTCGATTTTTATCAGACAATTGCAAAGGAAGTGCCAAGCAATGCCAGTAAATCGAATTATAAAGATCGTATTCAAAAATCATACCCGTTTCACCCCGAACTCATAGATATTTTTAAGAATCGTTGGGCAAGCAGTTCACAATTTCAAAGAACTCGCGGCGTATTGAGGCTTCTTGCACTTTTGGTGAGTGATTTGTGGAAAAGGAAGGACTCTCTTTCAGGTGGTAACCTTCTTATTCAAACCAGTGATGTCAACTTGGATAATTTAGAAGGGTATCGTGCACAAATTCAGAGATTATATGGAAACGGATTTAGTGCGGTTTTGTCTGCAGATGTATTGGGTTCAATATCAAATTCGGCTAAACTAGACTTAGAGAAAAATGGGTATGGAAGCGGTCGGTTCGCCCAAACAGTCACATCTTGCATTTTGCTTAACACGATTGGTGCGGATGGGGCAAATAAAGGGGTATCTGTTCAAGAGTTAAAACTACAATTGCTTTCACCAAATGGTATTAATCATAACACAGTCAATACGGCGTTAGATGATTTAGAAGCCTGTGCTTACTATTTGTACTATGCTCAAAATGGGAACCAAAAAAGGTATTGGTTTCATATTAAGCCAAATCTTAACATTTTAATTAATCAGGCAAAGTCAGACATTTCTACCGATGAAATTTATGCTGAAGTTATTCGCCGAATTAAGGACAAAACGAAATCGGTTCAACACTTCAATATTTTAGTTGACCCTTCAACTGATGTTTCAGAGCAAAAAAAACTCACCTTAATTATCTTAAATCCAAGACATACTTATAGCAATAGAAGTTTTGTTCATGACACCCAAACACAAATCACCTCTATAGCTACCAAAAAAGGGTCAACAGCGCGGACTTATGCTAATACAATTCTTTTTTTGTTGCCTTCAGAAGAAGCAATGTTGAAATTGAACGAATTGGTTCGAGTCTATTTAGCAGCAGTCAAGGTGAATTCAGAATACATAGGGCAATTAGAAACCGAGCAAAAGCATGAATTAAAGAAGAAAATCGAGGATTCATCAAAAATTTTAGAGTCAGGAATTTCAACTGCTTATTCAGTCGTTGCAAAACATCACACGCGTGAAGGCATTAAAATATTGATTTTAACTGAACCTAAAGACAGTTTGGATTCACAAATTGATTTCACACTCAAAAAAAAGTTGATTGAAGAAGAATGGTTGCTCGAAGGAATTGGGATTAATTTGATGCAACGATTAAATGTTTTTCCAACACCTGAAAAATCCATTCGTCTAACAGACTGTTATGAAAGTTTTTTGCGTTATAACGACTTCCCAATGATTCTTAATGAAAGTGTGTTTTCAAACTCTATTCTTCTTTATTGTTTGAACAAGCAATTTTGTATTGGTTCAGGCGACGGAAAAACTTGGAACAAAATCTACTTTGGTGAAACTATCCCTTTTCTGAAAATAGATGATGAGAGTTATTGGATTTTGGATAAAAGTTCATTTGTTGAACCATCAGTTTCACCACAACCTATTCCAACACCAATTCCTCGATCTGAAAATCCATTACAACCTCCCGTGCCATTACCGCCAGTTGAACCATTAAATAAAATCAATAGGCTTACAGTTTCAGGGGATGTTTCTTTAGAACATTACACAGAACTTTTCAGGTGTTTCATTGCTCCCTTTACTAAAAACGGGCATAAAGTTGATATTTCTATAAACTTTACCATTAAGTCTAGCGAATCAAATTCATTAGAGGAAAATAGTCCACTTGTGAATGCTGCAAAGGAAGCTGCTATGCAGTTGGGTTTAAGACTTATGAAAGAGTAG
- a CDS encoding nucleotidyltransferase domain-containing protein, with the protein MEKQEQQISLLVTRLVNEFKPKRIFLFGSQAWGIPSEDSDIDLCVILDSSEETPKERRIRARKALRDIPIPKDILVKTIEEIEKGRKVHALLESLILEKGKLVYEC; encoded by the coding sequence ATGGAAAAACAGGAGCAGCAAATATCACTTTTGGTTACTCGTTTAGTGAATGAATTTAAACCGAAGCGAATATTCCTTTTTGGATCTCAAGCGTGGGGGATTCCCTCCGAAGATAGTGATATTGATTTATGTGTAATTCTCGACTCAAGTGAAGAAACGCCAAAGGAAAGAAGAATTCGAGCAAGAAAAGCCCTACGAGATATTCCAATTCCAAAAGACATTTTGGTCAAAACAATTGAAGAAATTGAAAAAGGAAGAAAGGTTCATGCATTGTTAGAAAGTCTTATCCTCGAAAAAGGGAAATTGGTCTATGAATGCTGA
- a CDS encoding ArsA family ATPase: MRIIVFTGKGGVGKTSAAACTALRAAEMGYKTLIMSTDPAHSLGDSLDRELGPSPMNITKNLDAQEVSVFSDLNHNWEVVRAHFAELMRNKGVDGVYAEEIGILPGMEELFSLSYIKQHNESGKYDLLVVDCAPTGETLRLLSLPETFGWVMKMLRNVERFAVKPLIRPLSKISSKTEKVVAPAAVFSAIDNLFTATEGIIDLLADNSKCTVRLVMNPEKMVIKESMRALTYLNLYGITVDSVIINRVLPQEKDSGYLNEWKKVQHKYVDEIHHAFAPIPISKVPLFSHEVVGLDALRLMANEVYSTNDPMKVFFSENPIEIKKQPEGYFQLRMKLPFANTVGMNIQLQQQGDDLTVRIGDNQKTVTLPIFLAGLKSDEAYFEGHWLCVDFRHAEKVLVS, translated from the coding sequence ATGAGAATTATTGTCTTTACAGGAAAAGGCGGCGTTGGAAAAACATCGGCCGCCGCGTGCACCGCTCTACGCGCTGCAGAAATGGGTTACAAAACCCTCATTATGTCCACCGACCCGGCACACAGCCTCGGAGATTCACTCGATCGCGAACTCGGGCCATCCCCAATGAATATCACAAAAAATTTGGATGCTCAAGAAGTCAGCGTGTTTAGCGATCTCAATCATAATTGGGAAGTCGTTCGCGCTCACTTTGCCGAACTCATGCGTAATAAAGGAGTCGACGGTGTTTATGCCGAAGAAATCGGAATCCTTCCCGGAATGGAAGAGCTCTTTTCGCTTTCTTACATCAAACAGCACAATGAATCAGGTAAATATGATTTGCTCGTCGTTGACTGCGCGCCAACCGGCGAAACCTTGCGTCTGCTCTCGCTTCCCGAAACCTTTGGATGGGTTATGAAGATGCTCCGCAATGTCGAGCGTTTTGCCGTTAAACCGCTCATTCGGCCGCTTTCAAAAATTTCCAGCAAAACCGAAAAAGTTGTGGCTCCGGCAGCCGTCTTCAGCGCAATCGATAATCTCTTTACCGCAACAGAAGGCATTATTGATCTTTTAGCCGATAACTCGAAATGCACGGTTCGCTTAGTAATGAACCCCGAAAAGATGGTCATCAAAGAATCAATGCGAGCACTGACTTACTTGAACTTGTATGGAATTACCGTCGATAGCGTTATCATCAACCGTGTGCTTCCTCAAGAAAAAGACTCCGGTTACCTCAATGAATGGAAAAAAGTGCAGCATAAATATGTGGATGAAATTCATCATGCGTTTGCACCAATCCCCATCTCAAAAGTGCCGCTGTTCTCTCACGAAGTTGTTGGGCTTGATGCACTACGCTTAATGGCCAATGAAGTCTATAGTACCAATGATCCAATGAAGGTTTTCTTCTCCGAAAACCCGATTGAAATCAAAAAACAACCTGAAGGGTATTTCCAATTGCGGATGAAATTACCCTTTGCCAATACCGTTGGTATGAACATTCAATTGCAACAGCAAGGCGATGACCTCACGGTGCGAATCGGAGACAACCAAAAAACCGTTACACTGCCCATCTTCCTTGCAGGCCTCAAATCCGATGAAGCCTACTTCGAAGGCCATTGGCTTTGTGTGGACTTCCGCCACGCTGAAAAAGTTCTCGTTTCCTAA
- a CDS encoding MogA/MoaB family molybdenum cofactor biosynthesis protein: MTTTTSTVTAAISYAAEPRAIRVAVITVSDRAYQGIYKDESGPKVAAAFPADVYEVAIQRIVPDEANAISNEIVRCAEIERVDVILTTGGAGCSPRDVTPEATFKILQREVVGLSDAIRLSYRETHPTLMLSRGVSGIRNQSLVVNLPGSPENAKLALEIILPALPHFVKTVRQQRRPPRKTSTNSPGGDSGFPKQTKPRGYNR; this comes from the coding sequence ATGACGACAACAACATCTACCGTTACTGCCGCAATTTCATACGCCGCCGAGCCCCGAGCGATTCGAGTTGCAGTAATTACCGTTAGCGATAGAGCTTATCAAGGTATCTATAAGGATGAATCGGGTCCAAAAGTCGCCGCTGCATTCCCAGCCGATGTTTACGAAGTGGCCATTCAACGAATTGTTCCGGATGAAGCCAATGCCATTTCAAATGAAATTGTTCGATGTGCAGAAATTGAACGAGTGGATGTCATACTAACCACCGGCGGCGCTGGGTGTTCACCTCGTGATGTAACACCAGAAGCCACATTCAAAATTTTACAACGCGAAGTTGTAGGACTTTCAGATGCTATTCGTCTTTCTTATCGTGAAACGCATCCCACCCTCATGCTCTCGCGTGGGGTGAGTGGTATTCGGAATCAATCACTTGTGGTGAATCTTCCCGGAAGCCCTGAGAATGCAAAACTTGCGCTTGAAATTATTTTACCCGCATTGCCACATTTCGTCAAAACAGTTCGTCAGCAACGGCGGCCGCCAAGAAAAACGAGTACAAACAGTCCCGGGGGTGATTCCGGATTTCCAAAACAGACCAAACCAAGGGGGTACAATCGATAA
- the lysS gene encoding lysine--tRNA ligase: MTESQQQPVSHLEELNDQMLRRREELQKLREMGVNPYPPKYEVNTNALEILGSFIDGESRDVKIAGRIMTIRNMGKAAFFHLQDSHGRIQVYVKKDDVGEETYKMFKMLDIGDVIGVDGFTFRTKMGEISVHAKSLALLAKSLRPIPVAKEQDVDGKKVIYDAFADKEMRYRQRYVDLIVNPQVREVFRKRSTIIQTMRRVMTDAGYLEVETPILQSMYGGASARPFTTHYNALDSTFFLRIANELYLKRLIVGGFDGVFEFAKDFRNEGMSRFHNPEFTMLELYVAYKDYVWMMGFVETLFEEVAKAVSGGTTVQVGEHKIHLKAPFARLTMAESIEKYTGKTIEGKTETELRAIATELGLKLDPKIGSGKIIDEIFGEFVESKLIQPTFITDYPIEMSPLTKKHRSKPGLVERFELIVAGKEVCNAYTELNDPLDQRQRLEEQAGLRERGDEEAMGVDEDFLRALEYGMPPTAGIGIGIDRLTMLITGQESIRDVIFFPHLKPE; this comes from the coding sequence ATGACGGAGTCGCAACAGCAGCCGGTTTCACACCTTGAAGAATTAAATGATCAAATGCTTCGCCGCCGTGAGGAGTTACAAAAACTTCGCGAAATGGGCGTGAATCCATATCCGCCAAAGTATGAAGTAAATACGAATGCTCTTGAAATTTTAGGGTCATTTATTGACGGAGAAAGTCGGGATGTAAAAATAGCGGGGCGAATCATGACGATTCGAAATATGGGAAAGGCTGCTTTTTTTCATTTGCAAGATTCGCACGGCCGAATACAGGTATATGTAAAAAAGGATGATGTGGGTGAAGAAACCTATAAGATGTTTAAGATGCTTGACATTGGTGATGTCATAGGGGTTGATGGATTTACATTTAGAACCAAGATGGGAGAAATTTCGGTTCATGCGAAATCGTTAGCCTTGCTAGCGAAGTCGCTCCGTCCGATTCCCGTTGCTAAAGAGCAAGATGTGGATGGAAAGAAAGTGATTTATGATGCTTTTGCCGATAAAGAAATGCGATACCGACAGCGTTATGTCGATTTAATTGTTAATCCACAAGTTCGTGAAGTGTTTCGCAAGCGTTCAACCATTATACAAACAATGCGGCGTGTCATGACGGACGCCGGTTACCTTGAAGTTGAAACGCCAATTTTGCAATCGATGTACGGAGGAGCCTCTGCCCGCCCGTTTACAACCCATTATAACGCTCTTGATTCGACATTTTTTTTGCGTATTGCCAACGAGCTTTATCTCAAGCGGTTGATTGTCGGTGGTTTCGATGGTGTTTTTGAATTTGCGAAAGACTTTCGGAATGAAGGAATGAGCCGTTTTCATAACCCTGAGTTTACGATGCTTGAGCTCTATGTTGCTTATAAAGATTATGTGTGGATGATGGGATTTGTTGAAACGCTTTTTGAAGAAGTTGCAAAAGCGGTTAGCGGAGGAACAACGGTTCAAGTTGGTGAACATAAAATCCATTTGAAAGCACCCTTTGCTCGATTAACAATGGCGGAGTCGATTGAAAAATACACGGGTAAAACGATTGAAGGAAAAACGGAGACTGAGCTTCGAGCAATTGCAACTGAATTAGGCCTGAAGCTTGATCCGAAGATTGGAAGTGGAAAAATTATCGATGAAATTTTTGGTGAATTTGTGGAGTCAAAGTTGATTCAACCGACATTTATTACGGACTATCCAATTGAGATGTCGCCTTTGACAAAAAAGCACCGTTCAAAGCCGGGCTTAGTTGAGCGCTTTGAATTGATTGTTGCCGGAAAGGAAGTTTGCAATGCCTATACAGAACTCAATGACCCGCTTGACCAAAGGCAACGCTTGGAAGAGCAAGCAGGGCTTCGCGAGCGGGGTGATGAAGAGGCAATGGGCGTTGATGAAGATTTTCTTCGTGCTCTTGAATATGGAATGCCACCAACGGCAGGTATTGGAATTGGAATTGACCGATTAACAATGCTCATTACGGGTCAAGAGAGTATTCGAGACGTAATTTTTTTCCCACACTTAAAACCCGAATAA
- a CDS encoding tetratricopeptide repeat-containing sensor histidine kinase: MKFISISLLSIACLIGTDLLQNFNKSSRLYAQTTSVRGLNADSLLSQLKTDIADSTRAKILNDLAAIYNRKSLFDSSIYFAQESQKVSKKVNNSMLLGRSLQEEAISRSDKGEYRMAEKLYKEAIEEYRFNGGEKGERGIASVYMNYGLLLTNRGEYVKAMEIYFNALKIRDALQDTFGMGGIFNNLGLIYEKLEKYDEALAYYRKAEKIARQFDAQTPLAATLNNIGIICERLQKYHEAIQVYEEALSIKEKTGNKRSIAVTISNLANSFRALNQLDLSLTYDQKAIKIQEEIGDKRSLAISYRAISTTYSMLGQIQKSYFYAQRSREITESIGLREELPKVYLALFDLSSKIGKPDSSNYWIGRYVGIRDSIFNEGMFKRTEELKALYEAEKKELEISALTNQATIAKLEKEQERIIFLGGGLGLGAIILLLGINVRQKKKAALELEKQNALLIKLNEELVKANQVKSNLLAITSHDLKNPLQIILGLAELIHDSKAADESIKKLSSKILSSTDRMYKLILDLLDNAALEQGYIELKQERVNISQLLEEITSTFEAKCTSKNQEMIKEIESGLTLQSDSERLTQVFENLLSNAIKYSPSAKRIWIKAKRSAMPSTNSEAIEIKFIDEGQGFYEHEKDKIFGQFQKLSARPTAGESSSGLGLSIVKQLVERMGGLIESTSAGKDKGAEFTIYFPVNS, from the coding sequence ATGAAGTTTATATCAATTTCGCTTCTAAGTATTGCGTGTTTAATCGGAACAGACTTACTTCAGAACTTTAACAAGTCAAGCAGACTTTATGCCCAAACCACCTCGGTTCGAGGGCTCAATGCCGATTCACTCCTCAGCCAATTAAAGACGGATATTGCCGATTCAACCCGCGCAAAAATTTTGAACGATCTCGCCGCGATATATAATCGCAAAAGCCTTTTTGATTCATCGATTTACTTCGCGCAAGAGTCTCAAAAGGTGTCCAAAAAAGTCAATAATTCTATGCTTCTTGGAAGAAGTTTGCAAGAAGAAGCGATTAGCCGCTCCGATAAAGGGGAATATCGAATGGCTGAAAAACTTTACAAAGAGGCGATTGAAGAATATCGATTTAATGGTGGTGAAAAAGGAGAGAGAGGCATTGCCTCAGTTTATATGAACTATGGCTTGCTGCTCACCAATCGTGGAGAATATGTCAAAGCGATGGAAATCTACTTTAACGCACTCAAAATTCGAGATGCCTTACAAGATACTTTCGGAATGGGCGGCATTTTCAATAACCTTGGGTTGATTTATGAAAAACTTGAAAAATATGATGAGGCCTTAGCGTATTACCGAAAAGCGGAGAAGATTGCGCGTCAATTTGACGCTCAAACCCCCCTTGCCGCAACCTTAAACAATATTGGTATCATTTGTGAAAGGCTTCAAAAATATCATGAAGCGATTCAAGTTTATGAAGAAGCACTAAGCATAAAAGAAAAAACCGGAAATAAACGCTCGATTGCGGTTACGATTTCAAACCTTGCCAATTCCTTTCGAGCCTTAAATCAGCTGGATCTCTCTCTTACTTACGATCAAAAGGCAATCAAAATTCAAGAAGAAATTGGCGATAAACGCAGCCTTGCAATCAGTTATCGCGCAATATCAACGACCTACTCAATGCTAGGTCAAATTCAAAAAAGCTATTTCTATGCTCAGCGCTCACGCGAAATAACCGAATCCATCGGGCTTCGAGAGGAATTACCTAAAGTCTATCTCGCCCTCTTCGATTTATCCTCAAAGATTGGCAAACCAGATTCCTCCAACTATTGGATTGGCCGATATGTCGGCATCCGAGATTCCATCTTCAATGAAGGAATGTTTAAACGCACTGAAGAATTAAAGGCACTCTACGAAGCCGAAAAAAAGGAACTTGAAATTTCAGCTCTCACCAACCAAGCAACCATCGCTAAGCTTGAAAAGGAACAAGAACGAATCATTTTTTTAGGCGGCGGGCTTGGGCTTGGGGCAATTATTCTCTTGCTTGGAATCAATGTGCGCCAAAAGAAAAAGGCGGCACTTGAACTCGAAAAACAAAATGCGCTGCTGATTAAACTCAATGAGGAACTCGTGAAAGCCAATCAAGTTAAAAGCAATCTCTTGGCCATTACTTCACACGACTTGAAAAACCCCCTACAGATTATTCTCGGATTAGCCGAGTTGATTCATGACAGTAAAGCAGCCGATGAATCAATAAAAAAATTATCCTCAAAAATTTTGAGCTCGACCGACCGAATGTATAAACTGATTCTTGATTTACTTGATAACGCCGCCCTCGAACAAGGGTACATCGAATTGAAACAAGAACGGGTAAATATCTCCCAATTGCTTGAAGAAATTACCTCAACTTTTGAAGCGAAATGCACCTCAAAAAATCAGGAAATGATAAAGGAAATCGAATCCGGACTAACCTTACAAAGCGATTCAGAAAGGTTGACTCAAGTCTTTGAAAATCTTCTTTCCAATGCCATCAAATACTCTCCAAGCGCTAAGCGCATTTGGATAAAGGCCAAAAGGAGCGCAATGCCTTCCACAAATTCTGAGGCTATTGAAATAAAATTCATCGATGAAGGGCAAGGGTTTTATGAACATGAAAAGGATAAGATTTTTGGGCAGTTTCAAAAACTTTCTGCTCGGCCAACCGCTGGAGAGTCATCAAGCGGGCTTGGACTTTCGATTGTCAAACAATTGGTCGAGAGAATGGGAGGATTAATAGAATCGACATCGGCAGGAAAGGACAAAGGCGCGGAATTCACCATTTACTTCCCGGTGAATTCTTAA